The Lycium barbarum isolate Lr01 chromosome 4, ASM1917538v2, whole genome shotgun sequence nucleotide sequence AGCTCCAATAAAATATACCACCGGATAATTTTTTAAATCATAGCCAAAAGTAAAGGGATAAATTTAGAACAACTTGAGAAGTATTTTGACACGTGAAATTTACTCGATCTATTCTGAAACTCCGTTAAAGTCAAGGCTAAATACGAGATAACTTGCTAGTAACGAGGATATGAATGACTCTAAAGTATAAAGAATAATAAAATTAAGGTATTTGGCATAGTGAATGAATAAATTTGGACCTTTTTGTGGAACAGAAGGATGATGGATTTAAAGGGAATATAAAAACGTAAAGGAGATGGTTAATAGATAAAGTTTAGTACTTTAGTTGATTCCATATATTGCTCTTATTGGTACTTATTCTATTCTTCAAAGAGAAGCTGCTGTTGGGGTATCATTACTTTCGGTGACCGAAAATTCAAATCTTAATAAAAAGGAGTATGCAAATGAGAACTGTACATTTTCATTTCAAGAGTTACCTAACAGATGTAACTAAGATTTATGGAacaatcaacaataacaacaacaacaaacccagtataatcccactatgtggggtttggggagggtagagtgtacgcaaacctaaCCCTCACCTTGAAAGATAGGACGGCTGTTATGGAACAAtcactatttttttaaaataaccatTAGTTGTCCCCGGTATTAGCCATAATATAATTTCACGAGAACATAGTAGTCTTAGCAAGAGGGTGTAAGGGTTAATTATTTTGCCctttgttgatattacattgttCGAGGAACTCTAAATGTTTCGAGTAAAGTGTAATCATGCAATAAAGCGTTTTAGTGCGTTGTAGGTTCTTATCCAAGACTCGTATCATTTAATGATGTCATATGAATCGCTAAAAATATGTGAAGTGCATGGCTAACTCAATAATGGAAGTGTCGTAAAGGGACTGGAGCATATTACCATAATACAAAAGATAATTCTCTCATAAAGAGATTCGATTTGGAACTCTTATATGTCCAGGATTCAATGTTGTAATAATTTCTAAAGAGCCACTGGCTTGAGTAATACGGCTTCATGTCGTGTAGGTCCAATTAATAGGGAAAAACATTCTATCAGAAATTTCTTCATTCTGAGAGCTTGAAACCAAAATTCATAATTAAGGGTGAACTAATTTCATTTACTTTGTTAAAGGGTGGAACAACCACAATCTTCAGTTTgttcttttctctctctttttcttgattcttttttttttcttgttgaaAGAGACCTTCGTTGATTTGATTGGACCATGGAAAATTGAAAAGTGAAATTATTCTTTTTGGTTTGTGGGTGTAGGGGGACTGTGGAGCTATGATGCTTGAAGCTCCAATAGTCCATATTTCTGAAAAGTTCATACCTAAATTCAGTTCATCCCAAGCATAAAAAAGAATAAGCTGGAGAATGAGATGATGACGAGCACATAAACATGTCTCATTTTTGTTGGTTCGGCTAGCCTTTTGATTCATGTGCAAATTGGGGCAGAACTACCATTTCCAAATTAGGAATAACTACGTGGCATAACAAACATATAGTGGGTATTAATATTTAGTAGTtatagtttaacttaattacttctcatagcaaacatttgtgtattaataatatttagtaactatatatatacacacacaaaatagAATACTCATCACACTATTCACTCCCAATCCATTCCTCCcatctctctccccccccccccccccccctcttctccCCACTGCTCCGCCGCCGGCCACCACCGACCACCGGAGCTCCAGCGAAATGTCGTGCCCTTCACCACCGTCACTGCCAGTCCCATCcccttttccctttctttctccAGCGGAATTTTTTCCGGTCAGATCTCGATTCGCCGGAATACCGACGGATCTGAGCATTGTTggaagcaaaaaagaaaaaagactaAGATCTATgtcggagaagaagaaaaaaactcaGATCTACGTCGGAAAAAAAATGTCCAGATTTTCGTTGTATTCGCCGGAATTTTTTCCGGTCAGATCTATGTTCGCCGGAAttttttccggtcagatctggaAAAAGTCCAGATTTTCGCTTTATTTTGTTGTATATTACCAGGTATACAATGTTTTTCGCTTGTATTTATTGTATACATACCGGAAAATATggcatatttgttaattttttggtgtatgaatGTTTTATACTGTATTTTTTGCCTGTATCTGTTGTATACATACTGGAAAATATGATGTTTTTGTGTAATTAttgatgtatatgtattcaatttttactcgttgtattcatgaatacaacaagccaatttatgaatatagatagttatttcatgaatacagtggaaaaaaaattgttgtattcatgaatacagttaaaaaaaaattgaatacacaTGTGGGAGTTAGGCTGATTTGCTATAGAACATAAATATTGAAACATTAGCTATGCAATTTGATTAAACCCCAAATGTTGCTATTTATGTAAAATGCCCTTTAAATTACAGGTTCGGCACAATTCAGTAACAGTAGCTCGATGATCCAATGGTCCATAATAGGGTTCATTTCTTCTTGATAATATCATTTGGCGGACTTTGAATAAGAACAATGGCTGAATCAGGAATTTTAACAAGAGAATAAAAAAATTAAGAATGTGAAGTTAGGGATTAAAATTTATGACCCATTTCAATTTCTGAACCACATGTACTactacattaaaaaaaaattcttgtgtTAGGGGAATTTTAAGatttatatatatgcaaaaaGAAATATGTTTTTGCCCTATCTCTGATAAAAgggattcaattgaatttcattgTCTCCATCCAGCTTCGCGCAGCCTTGATGAATAAGTAACAACATACTAATATTTCAATCAAGCACCCagtgtatatattatatataatattatgCTACAATTTATAATATTGTGACCCAAATGTTTATAGATACTAAATTTTGCATTACTAATAGTTTAAATTCCGTATCTATGCGAGGAGTCGATTtacaaatgtcatttataacgatACAATTAAAGTGCTTGTAaatttcattcctaaaatgctaCTTGAACTAACAATACAACTCAATAACATATCCAAAGTAATCTCATAAGTCGGTTTGAGAAGGTTAGAGACATAGAGTATACGCAGACCTAATCCCTACTTGAGAGGTAAAAGAGGCCGTTTTGAACTAACAATATATGTCAAAAAGTCAGTTACCTCAGTTAATTTTCGAGGCATTAAAATTGCATTTCTTGCTTGCATTGTACATAGTTTTGAAATTATTATCACAAAAATTACACACCTCTAAAAATTTGCAGCCAAAAAGTACACATGTTTTGATGTTGGGAAAAAATCTGGAAAAGGCTTACTAAATTATGTAAAGTAAATATGTAGGGAAAACAATACAAAATACCcattaaaagtaaaatatttatGGGGTCATATCCCCTCATAAATTTATTTCGCTTCTCCCAGTGCGATCGAAAATATTTATTCAAGTATCCCCTCACCTAAAATCtttcctccatgataccatcatataTTCCATGATGGTACCATGGATGTTTTTTTCACCGTGATGGTATCATGGATgttttttttattctttcttttttttttcttttttttttttaaaatgatccTCTATAATATCCTATTAGTGTCTGTATATTACCATATGGGTTTCACAGAGGGttgacgaatgtttttgaagaaATGAAAGAAGTCCTACGTGacaccatcatggtatataagagATAGGGCAAAACCATATTGGTATCATAGTTTTGGAGACATTTGAATAGTTTTGGGGGCAAGAAAGtaaagggtcgtttggtagctggtaaGAGTTGTGCAGGTATTAATAATACATAGATTTAGTTACGAGGGAGTTTATGTATTAGTTTATGCAGGTTTTAGTCATTCAtttattagttattccatcttttgccctgcataaaataatacatagattccccCATAACTTATAAATGTATTGGTTATGCGGATTTCTTAATTGCAAGTCAAACGCCGTACAAATTTCACACATGAATAACTTACacctaaccagctaccaaacgacccctaggATGACATTTTCAAATAATTATTTTGCTTGCATAGGACATTTGTGTTCTTTTACCAAATACAATACTATGTATTCTAAGAGcctatttggattggcttattttagacgcttttaagtcaaaatagcttttaagcacttttataatatttgaataagataaaaaaaatatgtttaagctaaaataacaaaaataagttaaaaatcATAAATTAGAATTCCTAACTTATAATTTTTGACTTATAAATCAAAAGACGTGAGACCATCCAAACCGCCTCTAATTCCTTCAACCCGACCCATTAACCCAACGGCCCGTCCAGCCAACAACAGTTCAATCTCAGGTGAATCTAACTTCAAAAAAATTTCACCGGGAAATCAAGATTCCAAGTATCTCCGGTAACAAACatttctctctcacacacacacacacactccacTTAACTTTTTGTTGAGAtggataaaaaaaattgtaacctTTTACTGATTGTTTTTGCATCATTTGTTAAATGGTAGAGATATGGATGTTACTTTGGCTACAATATTGTTGGGTATCTTGTTATCTCTGCTTATTGTCATACCAAGACTGTACAGTAAATCTGGTAAGCTATGTACACAATTTTAACCTCTCTTTTAATCTTTTTGGCTTTGAATCTATCTGATTTTCAAGTTTGTAATTGTTTTTATAttatgaatttgatatgattattttcATTTGTGTTATATACTACAGATCAGCCCAAAAAGGTCACCTTGAATGCTCAAAATAAGGTACTACTTTAATTTACAGTGATATAAAACCTTTTTTGGTTGTCTGATTAGGCTCATGATAAGTAGTTTTGTTGTTAAATTTTAGTTCATTTCAGTTGTTAACTTAATAACTATGCTTGTCAAAATTAATAGTTTTAGTGAGTTTGATTTCTcagatggtcactcaactaatagttattatcCTAAAGTCACCTAAGAAAATTGAAATCAAGAAGAAAGGTGACTTTCTGAGATAGTAACTACTGTATTACTTAGTTGAGTGACCATATGAGAAATCAACCCTAGTTTTAATGGTTCTTACGGTGTATTAACAAAATTTGATCTTGGGTGTAACTCAACTCCTAAAGTCAATCAACTCAAGTTGTGAGGATTGCCCGAGACCGTATAAGGAAACTACAATTCATGTGTAATACGTAAGATTTTAATATTCACGGCATGCTGAGAACTGGATATCTAGAGCGTAGAGTAAGATGACATGGATGGCCCAGTTGGGTAGCCGAACAATAGGGATGGGTCTACTTTTGATACCATGTTAAGAAAATCGAAATTGGCCTAACTTAATTCCAAAAGTTAGCTCAAGCCATAAAGATTGCCAAATATTCCCATACAATTGGTTAACTCATGTTGGATGCTGACATTGTGAGAATATAAATAAGTAAGACTGTTGTTAATGGTTTGATATCTCATATTACTCTTGCTTATTTGCAAAGTTGGAATCAACCACTGATGCTTGTGTTAGGGTTGGTTTCCTATACACCACCTTGGGTTGCAGGCCTTCCCCAAACCTTGTGTCAACAGGGATGCTTCGTGCACAAGGATGCCCTGGATGAAACGATTGTGTTTCCCTTTGTTTGTAAAAGACATGAATATATCTGTTATATTAGTGTATTGCTATTtacttaccaaaaaaaaaaaattgtatattgGTATTTGAAGCAATTGACAAATCCGGTgactatcccttttttttttttttttttttggttaaagctTAAATTTTCATTCAACCAAAAGTGTCAACTTTACAAATCTACCAGTGCTATTTGGACTCAGTACTGGCTCTCTCATCTATCCTCTTTATACATTCATCTACGGCAAAATAAATGTAAACCTTTAGTCAACTAACCAGCTAAGCTAATATTAAACTGGATAAGAATTGTACTGCTGCAACTGACTCTGCCATTTTCCATGCCTTTCTACTTCAATGTGCAATTGAATAATGATATCTCTGATTGCTCCCAGTGACTTTCTTTTGAAATCTCCTCCCATTCTTTTCAGCCCATATCTGATACACTGCTGCAGCATAACAAAAACTCAATATGCAACCTCTTGGTCTGGTGCTGCTCATCCTCTGGTTTAACCATAGAACCTCATGGTCCCAATCACTAACTGGCCTGTTATAGCCTAGCCATGTCAATTGAGTAGACCACACATAATTTGAGTATTGGCAAGTAAAGAACACGTGCTCAAAGGTCTCCTCCAGCTGAGTATTGCACAGTACACAGTCTGTTTGGACAGAAATTCCCCATATAGTAACTCTGTCAACTGTGGACAATCTCTTATGCAATACCATCCACATAATGAAATGATGTCTTGGAATGagccctttgttttttttttttttttttttttttttgatgatgtAAAGTGTTTTATAATCACAAAGGCATCAAGGGGATGCATAGTTACAAAAGAGGAGGAAATATCAGCTCATACAAAGATAACAAAAAACCTATCGTAAGTCTAGAGAGCTGGCAAATCCAAGAATCTATCATAAGACTAAGGAGCTAATAAAATCCAAAAAAGAGTCTGGGTTGTATGCAGGGGTAAAATTAATCCAGCTAAAAAGAGTAGTCAGGCATCTGGCCTTGAGATTTGAGCTGGCAGTTACAATACCATGAAAACATCTTTGGTTCCTTTCCAACCATAAGCACCACAAAATGCAAGCAGGGACCATAGACCAGATTCTTCTGATGACCTTCCCAACTTTCCAAGAACTCCAACAGACAAAAACTTCCCTGACAGTGTGCGGTATAACCCATTGCAAACCAAACAAAGTGAGGAACATATTCCACACATCTGTAGCAACTGGACAGTGTAAGAATAGGTGGTTAATGGTTTCAGAGGTGCAATGGCACATGTAACATCTATTAGCAAGATGAAATTTCCTTTTCATGAGGTTGTCCAGAGTTAAACAAGCCCTTTTTAGAGCAATCCAGCAGAAACAGGAGACTTTAGGCGGTAAATTGATTTTCCAAATCAGCTTCCAAGGCCATTGATCAATTAGGTCCttgttggaggtcagaagcaggtAGCCTTCTTTGACAGAATAAGAACCGTCCTTGTTACTGCCCCACTTAAGCCTGTCATTTTTCTGAGTGAGAACTGGACTGTTCTGTAGACACCCAAGCAATGCTATCATGTCCTCTATTTCCCAGTCATTTAGGTGTCTCCTTAGGTGCAAATTCCATGAGTTGTCCTCCCAGTTCTGAGCAATTGTTGAATCTGGGTTAGTTGTTATAAGGAACAGCCTGGGAAAAGCATCCTTAAGAGTAATAGAGCCAAGCCATTTGTCTTTCCAGAATAGAATATGAGCCCCATTTCCCACTTGGAAGGAAGTGTTGAGAAAGAACTCATCCCACAATCTCCTGATATCTTTCCATAAACCAGTTCCATAAGGAGTTAAGATTGGGTTGGAGCACCAATGGCTAGTGCTACCATATTTAGCTTGGATAATCTCCTTCCAAAGACCAGCATCATCTTGGTTAAACCTCCAGTGCCACTTCATTAACATACATTTGTTGTGTAATGCTAAATCCTTTATACCAAGACCACCTAGATGTTTTGGAAGAGTTACTTTGTCCCACTCGACTAGATGATACTTGTGATTTTCGCTATTACCTTCCCATAAAAAAGTCCTCCTTAGTTTGTCAAGTTGATATTGAACCTCTGATGGTATTGGGAACAGAGACATGAAGTAAGTAGGAATACTATCCAAGACACTATTGATGAGTGTTACTCTGCCGCCAAGAGAAAGGTACTGTTGTTGCCAAGAGGCCAATCTTTTCTCAAACTTTTCAATGACCACATTCCAAATCTCCATTGATCTGTGACTAGCTCCCAAGGGGAGTCCTAGATATGTGGTGGGGAAAGTGCCAGTGCTACAATACATGATGCTGGCCAGAAACTCTAAATCTGGAACCATATTAACAGGGTAAATAATGCTTTTAGTCATGTTAATGTGGAGCCCTGATAAGGCTTCAAAGATCATAATGGTGAGGTTGAGATACCTCACTTGAGACTCCTCAGCACCACAAAAAATAAGGGTGTCATCAGCAAAGAGAAGATGAGAAACAGGAACGGTAAGACCAGGCCTGTTACCCACTTCAAAACCACCAATCCACTGCAATTGCTTTGCCTTTTCCAGCATGTTACTGAGACCCTCCATGGCCAAAATGAAGAGAAAGGGAGATAGGGGGTCACCTTGCCTTATGCCTCTCTTAGGGGAGAAGAACCCTACAGGACTTCTGTTGACCAGAACAGAAAATTTAACTGTAGAAAAGCTGTATTTAATCCATTTGATCCATTTCTCACCAAACCTCATTTGCCTTAGAATAGAAGTGAGATACTGCCAGTTGAGTTTGTCAAAAGCCTTCTCTATATCCAACTTGAATAAGAGACCAGGGGCATCACTTTTTTGTCTCCAATCCAAGACTTCATTTGCTATAAGAGCTGCATCAGTGATCTGTCTGCCTCTTATAAAAGCATTTTGATAACCTGAGACCAATCTCCCAATCACTTTTTTCAATCTTTCAGTCAGCACCTTTGCCACCAACTTGTAGACACTACCAATAAGACTGATAGGCCTAAAGTCTTTAATTACTATAGCACCTTTCTTTTTAGGGATAAGGGCAATAAAAGAAGCATTGAAGGATTTTACCATGTGGCAATTGCTGTGAAAATGATGAAAATGAGCCCTTTGTTAAGAGCCAGTTTGCTCCAAGTAGCTTTTGGATATTGAGGCATCATGGATACATAACTTTTCTTAATACTAAATCCTCGTGGCCCACTTAAAGAGTGCAGTACTGATTGCAAAGGAGAATCCCCAGTTAACCATTTCCTTGCATCAAAAATCTTTCTAAGGATCCAGCAAACCTGCTTTGGACTATTTGTTGTTGTTTCTTGCTATCGAATTTTTTTGCTAGATAACTGCAGAAAGCTTCATAACTGACCGATCTAATAATCTTCGTCCATTGTGCATAATCTCTTTCTCGTCTTTAAATTTTTCCTTATGTTCTGTGATTATACtaattccttttctttctttctttcatttcGGATATGTTCTTTTTGAACTGAAGGCAGTAAAATCATATAGCAAAGCCGAAGTTGCACTGCATAACAACAGAACTGATTGCTGGATTATTATCAAAGATAAGGTCTTTTTTATTCTCTTCTTCACCACATAAAACATTACTTAAACTTGTACAAATTAACATTTCTTATACCATTCTTTTCCTAATATATTCTCTTCTCCGCTTTTTCCTATTTTTAGGTGTTTGATGTTACCTCGTATGTCGAAGAACACCCAGGGGGTGATGCTATCCTAGCACATGCTGGAGATGATTCAACTGAAGGTTTCTATGGGTAAGGCTTTGTCAAAATATCTTTCTTTCGCGAATTTAGTTACAGTAGGAAATTGTCTGAGGAGATAAATT carries:
- the LOC132636828 gene encoding cytochrome B5-like protein, translated to MDVTLATILLGILLSLLIVIPRLYSKSDQPKKVTLNAQNKAVKSYSKAEVALHNNRTDCWIIIKDKVFDVTSYVEEHPGGDAILAHAGDDSTEGFYGPQHATRVFEMIDDFCIGDLEK